One genomic window of Staphylococcus hsinchuensis includes the following:
- a CDS encoding GNAT family N-acetyltransferase, whose protein sequence is MSNYENVLKAFKKADIIVYTRNEEIIGFCGLVDNYIAGMFVEKNERNQGIGDKLIKYLQTEKDNLSLKVYQQNKKAIKFYKHHNFKIKEETKDETQNKEYIMYWNK, encoded by the coding sequence ATTAGTAATTATGAAAATGTTTTAAAAGCCTTTAAAAAAGCTGATATTATTGTTTATACAAGAAATGAAGAAATCATAGGTTTCTGCGGTTTGGTGGATAATTATATAGCAGGAATGTTTGTTGAAAAAAATGAAAGAAATCAAGGGATAGGTGATAAATTAATAAAATACTTGCAAACTGAAAAAGATAATCTATCACTAAAAGTATATCAACAAAACAAAAAAGCAATTAAATTTTATAAACATCATAACTTTAAAATAAAAGAAGAAACCAAAGATGAAACTCAAAACAAAGAATACATAATGTATTGGAATAAGTGA
- a CDS encoding NRAMP family divalent metal transporter — protein MGEKQIPKENDAKFTKNHRRLLLGSVFLMATSAIGPAFLTQTAVFTEQFASSFAFAILLSILIDIGAQINIWRVLVVTGKRGQEVANDVVKGLGTVISVLIAIGGLAFNIGNIAGAGLGLQAIFGIDVKIGAAITAILSIAIFMSKSGQKIMDVVTMFLGILMIVVIAFVMVKAQPPYLEAAQHLVLPEKPLALVLPIITLVGGTVGGYITFAGAHRILDSGIEGKSFLPFVNKAAVSGILTTGVLRALLFLAVLGVVTTGAALNADNPPASVFEHVLGPIGRNIFGIVLFAAAMSSVIGSAYTSATFLKTMTKSLNNRTNLIVIAFIVISTLVFLFIGKPVTLLIVAGALNGLILPVTLGTILIASKRRSIVGDYKHPTWMLVAGIIAVIITIFTGVFSLQELGQLFGK, from the coding sequence ATGGGAGAAAAACAAATACCTAAAGAAAATGACGCGAAGTTTACGAAAAACCATCGCAGGTTGTTATTAGGATCAGTATTCTTAATGGCAACTTCAGCGATTGGGCCTGCGTTTTTAACGCAAACAGCAGTGTTCACTGAACAATTTGCTTCAAGTTTTGCTTTTGCAATTTTACTATCAATCCTGATAGATATTGGAGCTCAAATTAATATATGGCGTGTGTTAGTAGTTACAGGGAAACGTGGACAAGAAGTAGCTAACGATGTTGTAAAAGGTCTAGGAACAGTTATTTCTGTACTCATAGCCATAGGTGGTCTTGCCTTTAACATAGGTAATATCGCCGGTGCAGGTTTAGGTCTACAAGCTATATTTGGGATAGACGTTAAAATTGGTGCAGCAATTACAGCGATTTTATCAATTGCAATCTTTATGAGTAAGAGTGGACAAAAAATCATGGACGTCGTTACGATGTTCCTTGGTATTTTAATGATTGTAGTCATTGCATTTGTAATGGTAAAAGCACAACCACCATATTTAGAAGCAGCACAACATTTAGTATTACCAGAAAAACCGCTCGCACTCGTACTTCCAATTATCACATTAGTTGGTGGTACAGTTGGGGGTTATATCACATTTGCAGGAGCACACAGAATTTTAGACTCAGGTATTGAAGGTAAGTCTTTCTTACCTTTCGTTAATAAAGCAGCTGTTTCTGGTATTTTAACAACTGGTGTATTACGAGCTTTATTATTCTTAGCTGTACTTGGCGTAGTTACAACAGGCGCAGCATTGAACGCAGATAATCCACCTGCATCAGTATTTGAACATGTATTAGGCCCAATAGGTCGTAATATTTTTGGTATCGTTTTATTTGCAGCGGCGATGTCATCAGTTATTGGTTCTGCATACACAAGTGCAACTTTCTTAAAAACTATGACAAAATCTTTAAATAATCGTACTAACTTAATCGTTATAGCATTTATTGTTATTTCTACTCTCGTATTTTTATTTATTGGTAAACCTGTAACATTATTAATCGTTGCAGGTGCGTTAAATGGATTAATTTTACCGGTTACTTTAGGAACAATCTTAATTGCGAGTAAACGTAGATCGATTGTTGGAGATTATAAACATCCAACGTGGATGTTAGTTGCAGGTATTATTGCAGTTATCATAACGATTTTTACAGGGGTATTTTCACTTCAAGAATTAGGTCAATTGTTTGGAAAATAA
- the pxpA gene encoding 5-oxoprolinase subunit PxpA, with the protein MQIDLNCDLGEAFGNYSFGGDAQIIPHITSANIACGFHAGDPDVMNETIKHAKEHGIGIGAHPGLPDIQGFGRRKMDLSPQEVYDIVVYQLGALNGFCRIHDVKLNHVKPHGALYQMGARDAAIAKAIAQAVYDFDSSLIYVGLSNTLLISEAKAVGLTTASEVFADRRYEDDGQLVSRKESDAVITDTEQAIEQVVMMVKSQKVVSKNNKKIDIEADTICVHGDGAHAVEFVSQIKERLTKEGISISKLGG; encoded by the coding sequence ATGCAAATAGATTTAAATTGTGATTTAGGAGAAGCATTTGGTAATTATTCATTTGGTGGCGATGCGCAAATTATCCCTCACATTACTTCAGCTAATATAGCTTGTGGTTTCCATGCTGGAGATCCAGATGTAATGAATGAAACGATAAAGCATGCAAAAGAACATGGCATTGGAATTGGTGCGCACCCAGGTCTGCCTGATATACAAGGTTTTGGTCGTAGAAAAATGGATTTATCACCACAGGAAGTTTACGATATTGTTGTTTATCAACTCGGTGCATTAAATGGTTTCTGTCGTATTCACGACGTAAAACTAAACCATGTTAAACCACATGGTGCACTTTACCAAATGGGTGCGAGAGACGCAGCTATTGCTAAAGCTATTGCACAAGCGGTATATGATTTTGATTCTTCACTAATTTACGTTGGTTTATCTAATACATTATTAATTTCAGAAGCAAAAGCAGTTGGCTTAACAACGGCTTCAGAAGTATTTGCAGATAGACGCTATGAGGATGATGGACAACTTGTAAGTCGTAAAGAAAGTGATGCAGTTATTACAGATACAGAGCAAGCAATAGAACAAGTCGTGATGATGGTAAAATCACAAAAAGTTGTTTCAAAAAACAACAAAAAAATTGATATTGAAGCGGATACAATTTGTGTGCACGGCGATGGCGCTCATGCCGTTGAATTTGTATCACAAATCAAAGAAAGATTAACGAAAGAAGGAATTTCTATTTCGAAATTAGGGGGATAA
- a CDS encoding acetyl-CoA carboxylase biotin carboxylase subunit, whose protein sequence is MYRCLIANRGEIAVRIIRACRELNIETVAVYAKGDESSLHVSLADQAICIGEANPLDSYLNQDRIISAADITGANAIHPGYGFLSESSSFAQKVEENDIHFIGPTKKTMELMGDKITARQTVDNAGVPIIPGSTNDVKSVEEVKELAEEIGYPLVLKAASGGGGKGIRIVKSEDELAKSFKEAKSEGKKYFDDDRVYVEAFIPVAKHVEVQVIGDGKDNYIHLGERDCSVQRKNQKLIEESPCAAISDEMRESMCNDAVKVARASNYRSAGTIEYLVTDDAYYFIEMNARIQVEHTVTEMRSNRDLLKAQLYLLQNGELPFSQEDIIFDGHVIEARINAENPQRQFQPSPGKVKALHLPQGHNVRVDSLLYQGYMVSPNYDSLVAKVIVKSEDRQLAINKLKVTLDEMVIDGFTTTADFLYAVLSFPLYADGDAKDVDIKFLDKHQIIKEES, encoded by the coding sequence GTGTATCGTTGTTTAATTGCAAACAGAGGTGAAATTGCGGTTCGAATCATCCGTGCTTGTAGAGAATTAAATATTGAAACAGTTGCAGTTTATGCAAAAGGGGACGAATCAAGCTTGCACGTTAGTTTGGCTGACCAAGCAATTTGTATTGGTGAAGCGAATCCATTAGATAGTTATTTGAACCAAGATAGAATCATAAGTGCAGCAGATATTACAGGAGCGAATGCAATTCATCCTGGTTATGGATTTTTATCTGAAAGTTCATCATTTGCACAAAAAGTTGAAGAAAATGATATCCACTTTATCGGTCCTACGAAGAAAACGATGGAGTTAATGGGAGATAAAATAACAGCTCGTCAAACAGTTGATAATGCTGGTGTGCCCATTATTCCAGGTTCAACAAATGATGTTAAATCTGTAGAAGAAGTAAAAGAATTGGCTGAAGAAATTGGCTATCCATTAGTATTAAAAGCAGCAAGTGGCGGTGGCGGTAAAGGTATCCGTATCGTTAAATCAGAAGATGAACTTGCAAAATCATTTAAAGAAGCGAAAAGCGAAGGTAAAAAATACTTTGATGATGATCGTGTGTATGTTGAAGCATTTATACCTGTAGCTAAGCACGTAGAAGTTCAAGTTATTGGTGATGGAAAAGACAATTACATACATTTAGGTGAACGTGATTGTTCAGTTCAACGTAAAAATCAAAAGCTCATAGAAGAATCACCATGTGCTGCAATTTCCGATGAAATGAGAGAATCGATGTGTAACGACGCCGTTAAAGTTGCGCGAGCTTCAAATTATAGAAGTGCAGGAACGATTGAGTACCTCGTGACTGATGATGCTTACTATTTTATCGAAATGAATGCACGTATTCAGGTTGAACATACAGTCACTGAAATGCGTTCAAATAGAGACTTATTGAAAGCACAACTTTATTTACTACAAAATGGCGAGCTACCTTTCTCACAAGAAGACATAATCTTTGATGGGCATGTCATAGAAGCGAGAATTAATGCTGAAAATCCACAACGTCAATTCCAACCTTCACCAGGTAAAGTTAAAGCATTACATTTACCACAAGGTCACAACGTTCGTGTTGATAGTTTACTATATCAAGGATACATGGTTTCACCTAATTATGATTCGTTAGTTGCGAAGGTAATCGTAAAATCAGAAGATCGTCAATTAGCAATCAATAAATTAAAAGTGACACTAGATGAGATGGTCATCGATGGATTTACGACAACTGCTGATTTCTTATATGCAGTCTTATCATTCCCATTATATGCTGATGGAGATGCTAAAGATGTCGACATCAAATTCTTAGATAAACATCAAATTATCAAGGAGGAATCATAA
- a CDS encoding biotin-dependent carboxyltransferase family protein, whose product MSIKILKPGLFSTIQDLGRIGYQDQGFSTAGVLDSYAFRLGQALINNEGPAIECTVIGPEIQFLEDNAFVITGALFDAKLNDESVSNQTVYSVEQGDVLKLGQAVTGARGYVLFEKPLDLPLVAESYSTHTRSQMGGLQGRVLKPNDIIPCKTIEDLTSHVAYSLNIDHQDFEQNTIRIIEGSQIDAFSQEAQEILVSNEYKISEKSDRMGYRLQGENISPEEKADIISEPVALGSIQVPNDGNPIILLNDKQTVGGYTKIATVCAADLSVLAQKKPGETIHFEWSTVESAIESLEQKEKSFQERIKQVVEMPTFDINQMRRTSTRINNLLKGE is encoded by the coding sequence ATGAGCATTAAAATATTAAAACCAGGTTTATTTAGTACGATTCAAGACTTGGGCAGAATAGGTTATCAAGATCAAGGTTTTTCAACTGCGGGTGTGTTAGATTCATATGCATTTAGATTAGGTCAAGCATTAATCAATAATGAAGGACCTGCGATTGAATGTACCGTGATAGGGCCTGAGATTCAATTTTTAGAAGATAATGCTTTTGTTATCACAGGTGCACTATTTGATGCCAAATTAAATGATGAATCAGTGAGTAATCAGACAGTTTATTCAGTTGAACAAGGTGATGTACTTAAACTTGGCCAAGCCGTGACGGGTGCACGTGGCTATGTACTATTCGAGAAACCCTTGGATTTACCACTTGTAGCTGAAAGTTATTCAACTCATACGCGAAGTCAAATGGGTGGTTTACAAGGCCGTGTGTTAAAACCTAATGATATTATCCCTTGTAAAACAATAGAAGATCTTACTTCACACGTTGCTTACAGTTTAAATATAGATCATCAAGACTTTGAACAAAATACAATTAGAATCATTGAAGGTTCTCAAATTGATGCGTTTTCTCAAGAAGCTCAAGAAATTTTAGTTTCAAATGAATATAAGATTTCTGAAAAATCAGACCGAATGGGCTATCGATTACAAGGTGAAAATATTTCTCCTGAAGAGAAAGCAGATATTATTTCAGAACCTGTAGCTTTAGGTAGCATCCAAGTACCGAATGATGGTAATCCGATTATCCTCCTTAATGATAAACAAACAGTAGGTGGGTATACTAAAATCGCAACTGTATGTGCAGCAGATCTTTCTGTTTTAGCTCAGAAAAAACCAGGTGAAACAATTCATTTTGAGTGGTCTACAGTAGAATCTGCGATAGAAAGTTTAGAACAAAAGGAAAAATCATTCCAAGAAAGAATTAAGCAAGTAGTTGAGATGCCAACTTTTGATATAAATCAAATGCGACGTACGTCAACACGTATTAATAATTTATTAAAAGGAGAATAA
- the pxpB gene encoding 5-oxoprolinase subunit PxpB — protein MEYKLINEQTFMIYFNNQIDRQTFQKVQQVEQYIKDQQHDAIVEVIPSYRAIMVNVDITQQNVKQVIDDLQLDQLDESQLSMTDSRTRVINLPVVYGGQYGQDIEEVANYNDITVDEVISKHTKNAYLIYMLGFMPGFPFLGGLDEALHTPRRTEPRTRIDAGSVGIANNQTGLYPTESPGGWQIIGRTPIKVFDLNRNPMCLYEPGDYLKFYAIDEATYEQILDEMKQSDFNIEKWVKVQYEH, from the coding sequence TTGGAATATAAGTTGATAAATGAACAGACGTTTATGATTTATTTTAATAACCAAATCGATCGTCAAACGTTCCAAAAAGTACAACAAGTTGAACAATACATAAAAGATCAACAACATGACGCTATAGTTGAAGTTATACCATCATACCGTGCTATTATGGTCAATGTTGATATTACTCAACAGAACGTTAAACAAGTTATTGACGATTTACAGCTAGATCAACTAGATGAGTCACAACTGTCAATGACTGATAGTCGCACACGAGTTATCAATCTACCAGTTGTTTACGGGGGACAATATGGTCAAGATATTGAGGAAGTTGCGAACTATAATGATATTACTGTTGATGAAGTTATTTCCAAACATACAAAGAATGCTTATTTAATCTATATGTTAGGATTTATGCCTGGTTTTCCTTTTTTAGGTGGACTTGATGAAGCATTACATACGCCACGTAGAACAGAACCAAGAACACGCATTGATGCTGGTTCAGTTGGTATCGCTAATAATCAAACAGGTTTATACCCTACAGAGTCACCAGGCGGTTGGCAGATTATTGGGCGTACGCCAATTAAAGTATTTGATTTGAATCGAAACCCTATGTGTTTATATGAACCCGGTGATTATTTGAAATTCTATGCAATCGATGAAGCGACATATGAACAAATTCTCGATGAAATGAAACAATCAGATTTTAATATTGAAAAGTGGGTGAAAGTTCAATATGAGCATTAA
- the greA gene encoding transcription elongation factor GreA, whose translation MENQKQYPMTQEGFEKLEQELEELKTVKRPEVVEKIKVARSFGDLSENSEYDAAKDEQGFIEQDIQRVEHMLRNALIIEDNGDNNQVQIGKTVTFVELPGEEEESYQIVGSAESDAFKGKISNESPMAQSLIGKKLNEEVRVPLPNGDEMNVKIVNIK comes from the coding sequence ATGGAAAACCAAAAACAATATCCTATGACTCAAGAAGGATTCGAAAAACTTGAACAAGAATTAGAAGAATTAAAGACTGTTAAACGACCAGAAGTCGTTGAAAAAATCAAAGTTGCTCGTTCATTTGGTGACCTTTCAGAGAACTCCGAATACGATGCAGCAAAAGACGAACAAGGATTTATTGAACAAGATATTCAACGTGTAGAACATATGTTACGTAATGCATTAATCATTGAAGATAATGGTGATAATAACCAAGTACAAATCGGCAAAACAGTAACATTTGTTGAACTACCAGGTGAAGAAGAAGAAAGTTATCAAATCGTAGGTTCAGCTGAGTCAGATGCATTTAAAGGTAAGATTTCAAACGAATCACCTATGGCACAAAGCCTTATCGGTAAGAAATTAAACGAAGAAGTACGTGTACCACTACCAAATGGTGATGAAATGAATGTTAAAATTGTTAATATAAAATAA